CGACAAGGTGGTGCGGGCGGTGGAGTCGGATCCCGTGGATCTGATCGAGACGGTCGCCGAGCGGGTGGCGAACCTGGCACTCGCCTACCCGGTCGTGGACACGGTGACGGTGACCGTGCACAAGCCGAGCGCCCCGATCGCGGTGCCGTTCGCGGATGTCAGCGTCACGATCCGCCGGGGCCGCTCGTGACTACCCCGACGCGCGCCGTCGTGGCCTTCGGGGCGAACCTGGGGGACCGCGAGGCGACGCTGCTGTCGGCGGCCCGCGAGCTGGCCGACTCCGAGGGCGTGGTGCTGCGGGCCGTCGCCCCGGTGATCGAGACGCCGGCGCTGCGTCCGCACGGGGTCGATCCGGAGGCGCCCGCCTACCTCAACACGGTCGCCCTGATCGACACGACCCTGTCGCCCGCCGCGCTGCACGCGGTGCTGCGCCGCGTGGAGGACGCCCACGGTCGGGTGCGCGCCGAACGCTGGGGCGACCGCACCCTCGACCTCGATCTCATCGTCTACGGCGAGCTGCAGCAGGACGACCCCGAGTTGACGCTGCCGCATCCGCGCGCCCACGAACGCGCCTTCGTGCTCGGCCCGTGGCTCGCGGTGGATGCGGATGCC
The Protaetiibacter larvae DNA segment above includes these coding regions:
- the folB gene encoding dihydroneopterin aldolase, with translation MTAPDEITLTGLRAIGYHGVYEQERVEGQLFIVDVTLHLSLAAAASGDDLNATVHYGELADKVVRAVESDPVDLIETVAERVANLALAYPVVDTVTVTVHKPSAPIAVPFADVSVTIRRGRS
- the folK gene encoding 2-amino-4-hydroxy-6-hydroxymethyldihydropteridine diphosphokinase — encoded protein: MTTPTRAVVAFGANLGDREATLLSAARELADSEGVVLRAVAPVIETPALRPHGVDPEAPAYLNTVALIDTTLSPAALHAVLRRVEDAHGRVRAERWGDRTLDLDLIVYGELQQDDPELTLPHPRAHERAFVLGPWLAVDADAVLPGRGRVSALLAALEEEGS